A region of Myxococcus stipitatus DSM 14675 DNA encodes the following proteins:
- a CDS encoding tetratricopeptide repeat protein: MYNLLISLAVGFLVALLVKLANFSIWAGLVPGLIAAVITFILLARRVASRIQGLMSTVQQDLQSQPTSQKDAQGRVDRAVKTLEKGLVYEKWQFMVGPEIHAQIGMLKYMVKDLEGAQAHFNKGSSRNYMAKAMEAALYYQRDNVPAMKASFEAACKSGKKEPIVWAAYAWCLLQKKEKDEALKVLGRAVEENPKDEKLKGSLAQLQNDKRLKMKPYEPTWWQFGLEAPPMMPPSGGGGRRMQFVTRR, from the coding sequence ATGTACAACCTTCTCATTTCGCTGGCAGTGGGATTCTTGGTCGCGCTGCTCGTGAAGCTCGCGAACTTCTCCATCTGGGCCGGGCTCGTCCCGGGCCTGATTGCCGCCGTCATCACCTTCATCCTCCTGGCAAGGCGGGTCGCCAGCCGCATCCAGGGGCTCATGTCGACGGTGCAGCAGGACCTCCAGTCCCAGCCCACCAGTCAGAAGGACGCGCAAGGTCGGGTCGACCGCGCCGTCAAGACGCTGGAGAAGGGCCTGGTCTACGAGAAGTGGCAGTTCATGGTGGGCCCGGAGATTCACGCCCAGATTGGCATGTTGAAGTACATGGTGAAGGACCTGGAAGGCGCCCAGGCCCACTTCAACAAGGGCAGCTCCCGCAACTACATGGCCAAGGCCATGGAGGCCGCCCTCTACTACCAGCGTGACAATGTCCCCGCGATGAAGGCCTCCTTCGAAGCCGCGTGCAAGAGCGGCAAGAAGGAGCCCATCGTCTGGGCCGCGTACGCCTGGTGCCTCCTCCAGAAGAAGGAGAAGGACGAGGCCCTCAAGGTGCTCGGCCGCGCCGTCGAGGAGAACCCCAAGGACGAGAAGCTCAAGGGCAGCCTCGCCCAGCTCCAGAACGACAAGCGTCTGAAGATGAAGCCCTACGAGCCCACCTGGTGGCAGTTCGGCCTGGAGGCGCCGCCGATGATGCCGCCCTCGGGTGGCGGCGGGCGCCGGATGCAGTTCGTTACGCGACGCTGA
- a CDS encoding S24 family peptidase — MSSESLPTASPSALRWIPVRGDSMWPSLRAGDLAGVAPLTREPRPGEVVLARFDDALVLHRVQDLRSGVLSLRGDNAPAGDPPIAASRILGTVLRVRRGRVELGAEWDRGPSTVGRVRAWVRGRVARWLGRGGCP, encoded by the coding sequence ATGTCCAGTGAGTCCCTCCCCACCGCGTCGCCTTCGGCCTTGCGCTGGATTCCCGTACGGGGAGACAGCATGTGGCCGTCGCTGCGGGCTGGGGACCTCGCGGGAGTGGCGCCGCTGACGCGGGAGCCTCGGCCTGGAGAGGTGGTGCTGGCGCGGTTCGACGACGCGCTGGTGCTTCACCGGGTCCAGGACCTGCGTTCGGGCGTGCTGTCCCTGCGTGGCGACAATGCCCCCGCGGGGGATCCTCCGATTGCCGCTTCGCGCATCCTCGGGACGGTGCTGCGGGTCCGGAGAGGCCGCGTGGAGCTGGGCGCGGAGTGGGACCGGGGGCCCTCGACGGTGGGCCGTGTCCGCGCGTGGGTGCGGGGCCGGGTGGCTCGGTGGTTGGGACGGGGAGGGTGCCCATGA
- a CDS encoding PqqD family protein has protein sequence MSGGFGAESVPRRRAGAEGERFGADFILLDAEGRTLRGLNATAMRVWELSDGTRSARSVAEVVAREFSMDVARSLTDTLRFLSELARLGLIDELQEVR, from the coding sequence ATGAGTGGCGGCTTCGGCGCGGAGAGTGTTCCCCGTCGTCGCGCGGGCGCGGAGGGGGAGCGTTTCGGCGCGGACTTCATCTTGCTGGACGCGGAGGGCCGCACGCTGCGGGGCCTCAACGCGACGGCGATGCGGGTCTGGGAGCTCAGTGACGGGACACGTTCGGCGCGCTCGGTGGCGGAGGTCGTGGCCCGCGAGTTCTCCATGGACGTGGCTCGGTCGCTCACGGACACGCTGCGATTTCTTTCGGAGTTGGCCCGGCTGGGCCTCATCGACGAGCTTCAGGAGGTACGGTGA
- a CDS encoding GGDEF domain-containing protein, with translation MQRRGRTSERSLLLIIEDDAGVLESLSDLLAARFDVLAAADAGMGLELAREHGPDLILLDRFLPSGDGLTVLEALQLDSHTESTPVIFLTGDADEATLERCLEKGAVDFIHKPASARELMARIDRALRQSEQQRRLQILAQTDALTGLANFRALSVRLEEELRRAHRYGYPLSVVVIDLDHLKAINDGMGHDVGNQAILALANQLKGNLRESDFAARFGGDEFIALLPHQTAEEAAVFAERIRAGLRSVGVQKGDGRPASFGLSVSVGIADHTLESPRDDAETLMKAADAALYEAKREGRDRVVVFGRPALSPPAHQH, from the coding sequence ATGCAAAGGCGAGGGCGCACCTCGGAGCGGTCCCTCCTCCTCATCATCGAGGATGACGCGGGTGTACTGGAGAGCCTGTCCGACTTGCTCGCGGCGCGTTTCGACGTGCTGGCGGCGGCGGACGCGGGCATGGGGTTGGAGTTGGCCCGTGAGCACGGCCCGGACCTCATCCTCCTGGACAGATTCCTGCCCAGTGGGGATGGGCTGACAGTCCTGGAGGCCCTGCAGCTCGACTCCCATACCGAGTCCACGCCCGTCATCTTCCTCACCGGGGACGCGGACGAGGCCACCCTGGAGCGCTGCTTGGAGAAGGGCGCGGTGGACTTCATCCACAAGCCGGCGAGCGCGAGGGAGCTCATGGCACGGATTGACCGGGCGCTGCGGCAGAGTGAACAGCAGCGGCGGTTGCAGATCCTCGCCCAGACGGACGCCCTCACGGGCCTGGCGAACTTCCGGGCCCTCTCCGTGCGGCTGGAGGAGGAGCTGCGCCGCGCCCACCGGTATGGCTACCCGCTGAGCGTGGTGGTCATCGACCTGGACCACCTCAAGGCCATCAACGACGGGATGGGCCACGACGTGGGGAACCAGGCCATCCTCGCGCTGGCCAATCAGCTCAAGGGGAACCTGCGCGAGTCGGACTTCGCGGCGCGCTTCGGCGGAGATGAGTTCATCGCGCTGCTGCCGCACCAGACGGCGGAGGAGGCGGCGGTGTTCGCCGAGCGGATCCGCGCCGGGCTGCGTTCCGTCGGCGTGCAGAAGGGCGATGGGCGCCCCGCCTCCTTCGGGTTGAGCGTGAGCGTTGGCATCGCCGACCACACATTGGAATCACCCCGGGACGACGCAGAGACGCTGATGAAGGCGGCGGACGCGGCCCTCTATGAGGCCAAGCGCGAAGGACGTGACCGGGTGGTGGTGTTCGGCCGTCCGGCGCTGTCGCCGCCCGCGCATCAGCACTGA
- a CDS encoding putative lipoprotein, whose amino-acid sequence MRARRAGFVAALLLSACTEGTHPPKGGEGPGEVTPVAPTDVLGEGTEVARPPSWEEDAEVEVPRPMGQAEVVGLASRGLSDVSQVDVDLTVSGVSGKRTVEAEFVSPEGHPYQRRSSVVVGKPDAAKTLRFSMPVAGTTVATSIMSGTWSVRFFLDGAPLTTASFTLEP is encoded by the coding sequence ATGCGAGCGCGCAGAGCGGGCTTCGTGGCGGCGCTGCTGCTGTCGGCGTGTACGGAGGGCACTCATCCGCCCAAGGGTGGGGAAGGCCCTGGCGAAGTCACGCCCGTGGCTCCGACGGACGTGCTGGGCGAGGGGACCGAAGTGGCCCGCCCGCCGTCCTGGGAAGAGGACGCGGAGGTCGAAGTGCCTCGGCCGATGGGGCAGGCCGAAGTGGTGGGGCTGGCCTCGCGGGGGCTGTCGGACGTGTCCCAGGTGGACGTGGACCTGACGGTCAGCGGCGTCTCCGGCAAGCGCACCGTGGAGGCGGAGTTCGTGTCTCCAGAGGGACATCCCTACCAGCGGCGCTCCTCGGTCGTGGTGGGGAAGCCGGATGCGGCGAAGACGCTGCGCTTCTCCATGCCCGTGGCCGGAACGACGGTCGCCACGTCCATCATGAGCGGGACGTGGAGCGTGCGCTTCTTCCTCGATGGGGCGCCGTTGACCACGGCCTCCTTCACCCTGGAGCCGTGA
- a CDS encoding PQQ-binding-like beta-propeller repeat protein — MRPASMTPVNARLAVLLAALALPSTVMAQTTMNRTAVFSTLTRPGETQATVTMDEASELRVQVRNNTSSSSPSFRPINDVLFQLPSGYTLLESPPPPGWAAEQYTTLRQVRYYYIPSLNCSGPAVGLGTNATETFTLRMIPSVSNQNATGQVFSRLEANEQCSWNGTFGTNRTSTVAQWLRAGLSTQVSLQPRALPVGEDFIARLVIENRTGQSSAQANITAEGPSTGAGDVTFEVVELEPTNFRVSLPLRGAGILAARATVETDGTMVASVRATNTGGSVTSSVVDTAMVNVGPLAAAADVDSTQLFTGEAVRVRLSVTNTSATASYLDVAPRAPVLVGSAQATLTQGPQPATATRLAPGASAHFVWHYTVTGAEFSSYAFDVRADASLDGAVVSTPLVRTGQGRIVAHRLKVSPSVLVPGLANQTVLYTVQNRGSQPLYQVTLLRPATNYFRFATGSPASAGGWSVTSNTASFTWTVANGQPIGVNQERSFEVTYSSVSAVTAPTTFRHRMHIPDAYESQSAARIEAPVTLAAGGVAPEVARLTAVARDGSVSLAWDNPASHNGVLVLRATGSAPNTVPVAGRTYAQGSTLGNATVVLSETFTSTSTFVDSAVTNGTTYYYRVFNSDDAGFYSAGNQPTSAALKATPRARVGAAPLWCYSVGLDARLQPITELGVGIFSSFNNTVVANLTQVSNPATDGAERWRPLQLGAPIGSRFPVVPLRGLTGQYILTADQDGVAYAISATTGAVLWRWNNNGTPVGTIQSFPVTQLHDYANAAYQAARPNLDLVFFATRLANPAANRVVALNARTGTPVFTYQPGDLGMVNGGMVVDYVNNLLFIGAKVNGVSADSLRVLNTLTGAEVARLALGDLEHSLVRNGVTGHVLATNSDGVVHAVDAVTRQVAWSLNVATRPAPSTPAFTSFVRPLGGGFVASLASGHVEFWDYSAPGAAMPTRQWSTPVPNPSGTFTLNRNGVVRIYVGGGDGKVHQLEMVGGADSAQVSLSSGLRIGTPTIDTTSSRLHVGSEDGFICSFPVPFP, encoded by the coding sequence GTGAGGCCCGCTTCGATGACACCCGTGAATGCCCGCCTCGCGGTGCTCCTCGCCGCCCTGGCCCTGCCGTCGACGGTGATGGCCCAGACGACGATGAACCGCACCGCCGTCTTCTCCACCCTCACGAGGCCGGGGGAGACGCAGGCCACGGTGACGATGGATGAGGCCTCGGAGTTGCGGGTCCAGGTCCGCAACAACACGTCGAGCTCCTCGCCGAGCTTCAGGCCCATCAACGACGTGCTGTTCCAGCTCCCGAGTGGCTACACGCTGCTCGAGAGTCCGCCGCCGCCGGGTTGGGCGGCCGAGCAGTACACGACGCTGCGGCAGGTGAGGTACTACTACATCCCGAGCCTCAACTGCTCGGGCCCCGCTGTCGGACTGGGGACGAACGCGACCGAGACGTTCACGCTCCGGATGATTCCGTCGGTGTCGAACCAGAACGCCACGGGGCAGGTGTTCTCGCGGCTCGAGGCGAACGAGCAGTGCAGCTGGAATGGCACCTTCGGCACGAACCGGACGAGCACCGTGGCGCAGTGGCTGCGCGCGGGCCTGTCCACGCAGGTCTCCCTCCAGCCGCGAGCCCTTCCCGTGGGCGAGGACTTCATCGCGCGCCTGGTCATCGAGAACCGCACGGGGCAGTCGAGCGCCCAGGCCAACATCACCGCGGAGGGGCCCAGCACCGGCGCGGGTGACGTCACGTTCGAGGTGGTCGAGCTCGAGCCCACGAACTTCCGGGTGAGCCTTCCGCTGAGAGGCGCGGGCATCCTGGCGGCGAGAGCGACGGTGGAAACTGACGGGACCATGGTGGCCAGTGTTCGCGCCACGAACACGGGCGGCTCGGTGACCTCGAGCGTGGTCGACACGGCGATGGTGAACGTGGGCCCGCTGGCCGCTGCCGCCGACGTCGACTCGACCCAGCTCTTCACGGGAGAAGCCGTGAGGGTGCGGCTGAGCGTCACCAACACGTCCGCCACGGCGTCGTATCTCGACGTGGCGCCCAGGGCTCCGGTCCTCGTGGGCTCGGCCCAGGCCACGTTGACGCAAGGGCCTCAGCCGGCGACCGCGACGCGACTGGCGCCGGGCGCCTCCGCTCATTTCGTCTGGCACTACACGGTGACGGGCGCTGAGTTCTCCAGCTATGCCTTCGATGTGAGGGCGGACGCGAGCCTGGATGGCGCGGTCGTCTCCACGCCGCTCGTGCGCACGGGGCAGGGCCGCATCGTGGCCCATCGCCTCAAGGTGAGCCCGTCCGTGCTGGTGCCGGGCCTCGCGAACCAGACGGTCCTCTACACAGTCCAGAATCGTGGGAGTCAGCCCCTCTACCAGGTCACGCTGCTGCGGCCCGCGACGAACTACTTCCGGTTCGCCACGGGGAGTCCCGCCTCGGCGGGGGGCTGGTCGGTCACCAGCAACACCGCGAGCTTCACCTGGACGGTCGCCAACGGGCAGCCCATCGGGGTGAACCAGGAGCGCAGCTTCGAGGTGACGTACTCGAGCGTCTCGGCCGTCACGGCGCCCACCACGTTCCGCCATCGGATGCACATCCCGGATGCGTACGAGTCCCAATCCGCGGCGCGCATCGAGGCGCCCGTGACGCTCGCGGCGGGTGGCGTGGCGCCGGAGGTCGCGCGGCTCACGGCGGTGGCCCGGGACGGGAGCGTGTCGCTGGCGTGGGACAATCCCGCCTCGCACAACGGCGTGCTGGTCCTGCGTGCCACGGGCAGCGCACCCAACACCGTGCCCGTCGCCGGACGGACGTATGCCCAGGGCTCGACATTGGGCAATGCGACGGTCGTCCTCTCCGAGACGTTCACCAGCACGTCCACCTTCGTCGACAGCGCCGTCACCAACGGCACGACGTACTACTACCGGGTGTTCAACTCGGACGACGCGGGCTTCTACTCGGCGGGCAACCAGCCCACGTCCGCGGCGCTCAAGGCGACGCCGCGCGCCCGCGTGGGGGCCGCGCCGCTCTGGTGCTACTCCGTGGGCCTGGATGCGCGCCTCCAGCCCATCACGGAGCTGGGCGTGGGCATCTTCAGCTCCTTCAACAATACCGTCGTCGCCAACCTCACCCAGGTCTCGAATCCCGCGACCGATGGCGCGGAGCGGTGGCGTCCGCTGCAGCTGGGCGCTCCCATCGGCAGCCGGTTCCCGGTGGTGCCGCTGCGCGGACTGACGGGCCAGTACATCCTCACCGCGGACCAGGACGGCGTGGCCTATGCCATCAGCGCCACGACGGGGGCGGTGCTGTGGCGGTGGAACAACAACGGCACGCCTGTCGGCACCATCCAGTCCTTCCCCGTCACGCAGTTGCATGACTACGCGAATGCCGCCTACCAGGCCGCGCGTCCGAACCTGGACCTCGTCTTCTTCGCGACGCGCCTGGCGAACCCGGCGGCCAACCGGGTGGTGGCGCTCAACGCGAGGACGGGGACCCCTGTCTTCACGTACCAGCCCGGGGACCTGGGCATGGTCAACGGCGGCATGGTGGTGGACTACGTCAACAACCTGCTGTTCATCGGCGCGAAGGTGAATGGCGTGTCGGCGGACTCTCTCCGCGTCCTGAACACGCTCACCGGCGCCGAGGTGGCTCGGCTGGCGCTCGGGGACCTGGAGCACAGCCTGGTTCGCAACGGTGTGACGGGGCATGTCCTCGCGACCAACAGCGATGGCGTGGTCCACGCCGTCGACGCGGTCACCCGCCAGGTGGCGTGGAGCCTGAACGTGGCGACCCGGCCCGCGCCGAGCACGCCCGCGTTCACCAGCTTCGTGCGTCCGCTGGGCGGCGGCTTCGTGGCCAGCCTCGCGAGTGGCCATGTGGAGTTCTGGGACTACTCGGCGCCTGGGGCCGCGATGCCCACGCGCCAGTGGTCGACGCCCGTCCCGAATCCCTCCGGCACCTTCACCCTCAACCGCAACGGCGTGGTCCGCATCTACGTCGGCGGGGGGGACGGAAAGGTGCATCAGCTCGAGATGGTGGGCGGCGCGGACTCGGCGCAGGTGTCGCTGAGCAGCGGCCTGCGCATCGGCACGCCGACCATCGACACCACCTCCTCCCGGCTGCACGTGGGCTCCGAGGACGGCTTCATCTGCTCCTTCCCGGTACCGTTCCCATGA
- a CDS encoding HdeD family acid-resistance protein encodes MASAAWGPPFILGLLTAILGLVALGASFLTSMVSIILFGALLAGSGIAEIISAFRVRKSGGPFWLYLLGGVLSTVVGVFVLAYPAAGLGALTLLLAGYFFASGLFHVVTSLMDRYAQWGWDFAYGAISILLGITIMSQWPISAVWLVGTLVGISILMRGIALMAGSLELRRAVRSFSS; translated from the coding sequence ATGGCCTCTGCCGCATGGGGGCCGCCCTTCATCCTGGGGCTGCTGACGGCCATCCTCGGCCTCGTCGCGTTGGGGGCCTCGTTCCTCACGAGCATGGTCTCCATCATCCTCTTCGGAGCCTTGCTGGCGGGGTCGGGCATCGCGGAGATCATCTCCGCGTTCCGGGTCCGGAAGTCCGGCGGACCCTTCTGGCTCTACCTGCTGGGCGGCGTGCTCTCCACGGTGGTGGGCGTCTTCGTCCTCGCGTACCCGGCGGCGGGGCTCGGGGCGCTGACGCTGTTGCTCGCGGGGTACTTCTTCGCGAGCGGCCTGTTCCACGTCGTCACGTCGCTGATGGACCGGTATGCGCAGTGGGGCTGGGACTTCGCCTACGGCGCCATCTCCATCCTGCTGGGCATCACCATCATGTCCCAGTGGCCCATCTCCGCGGTGTGGCTGGTGGGCACGCTGGTGGGTATCTCCATCCTCATGCGCGGCATCGCCCTCATGGCGGGCTCGCTGGAGCTGCGTCGCGCCGTGCGGAGCTTCTCGTCCTAG
- a CDS encoding response regulator encodes MTLGNRLASGSRVAIVGGGIAGAGLAASLLFNGRARGLTLDVRVYAGGLSERTSPPVVLTPECRSRLAALGCRIPPEWRTHELRGVEIIAEGRRELLPSSPGGMWLVDGWPSGEGGLAQVRGILANAASAQGARFVERHVDRVERQPPAPDAPVAVRGTGPMVVRAQGSGERYHAVALACGAGPLLGDAFFPGFRPAPTMPAVQARLRHASSRLEIAPVARLWVAPLPTVDGLFLLPGVDSVYALAFGPAVTPADLCQALMMAARDGLLSEGFELAALETTRLPYGPGRTLVAPGQLAVGPAAFGHPLQLGLSETLASCSRAAVALLDGGLDAPALERRYVREGLCELMEDAAAGARSVAWMRRAGKRAPAAFLAAKGRRTSLGIYGGGVLGLSAPTPLALLGAVRWAGLREVVSAWLRTTVDPVPMAVPDLEPDLYYVVDDDPDAREALTALLESTGAKVVSFADELALFCAVARRPPTAILLDVVLHWVDGLRLCEGLKQHPLTRGTRVVVMSGLNRPHVRQRALDAGAEAFLPKPVDPERLLRILTGRMPAPSTPADPTSPRLSGDASTSDRYAAS; translated from the coding sequence ATGACTCTAGGCAACAGGCTGGCGAGCGGTTCGAGGGTGGCAATCGTCGGAGGCGGCATCGCGGGGGCGGGACTGGCGGCCTCCCTTCTCTTCAATGGTCGAGCGCGTGGGCTGACGCTGGACGTTCGCGTCTATGCCGGAGGGCTGTCGGAGCGGACCTCGCCTCCCGTCGTGCTCACCCCCGAGTGCCGCTCGCGGCTGGCGGCGCTCGGGTGCCGCATCCCCCCTGAATGGCGCACGCACGAGCTGCGCGGCGTCGAGATCATCGCCGAGGGCCGGCGCGAGCTCCTCCCCTCCTCTCCTGGCGGCATGTGGCTCGTTGATGGCTGGCCCTCCGGTGAGGGAGGACTGGCGCAGGTGCGCGGCATCCTCGCCAACGCCGCCAGCGCGCAGGGGGCTCGGTTCGTCGAGCGACATGTCGACCGGGTGGAGCGCCAGCCTCCCGCGCCAGATGCTCCCGTCGCCGTGCGAGGCACCGGGCCCATGGTGGTCCGTGCCCAGGGAAGCGGTGAGCGCTATCACGCGGTCGCCCTCGCGTGCGGCGCGGGTCCACTCCTAGGGGACGCCTTCTTCCCCGGGTTCCGCCCTGCCCCCACCATGCCCGCCGTCCAGGCGCGGCTGCGGCATGCGTCCTCGCGGCTGGAGATTGCCCCCGTCGCGAGGCTCTGGGTGGCGCCGCTGCCGACGGTCGATGGCCTGTTCCTCCTGCCCGGCGTGGACTCCGTCTACGCGCTGGCCTTCGGTCCCGCGGTGACTCCCGCGGACCTGTGTCAGGCGCTGATGATGGCGGCCCGCGATGGCCTGCTGAGCGAGGGGTTCGAGCTGGCCGCGCTCGAGACCACGCGGCTTCCCTATGGCCCGGGCCGCACGCTCGTGGCTCCGGGACAGCTCGCGGTGGGGCCCGCGGCCTTCGGGCACCCCCTCCAGCTTGGACTGTCGGAGACGCTCGCCTCGTGCAGTCGCGCGGCGGTGGCGCTCCTGGATGGAGGACTGGACGCTCCCGCCCTGGAGCGCCGCTACGTCCGCGAGGGCCTTTGTGAGCTGATGGAGGACGCCGCCGCCGGAGCACGCTCGGTGGCGTGGATGCGCCGTGCCGGCAAGCGCGCGCCCGCGGCCTTCCTCGCGGCGAAGGGCCGGCGCACGTCGCTGGGCATCTATGGCGGCGGAGTCCTGGGGCTCAGCGCGCCCACGCCCCTGGCGTTACTGGGTGCGGTGCGCTGGGCGGGGCTGCGCGAGGTGGTGAGCGCCTGGCTTCGGACGACGGTGGACCCGGTGCCCATGGCGGTGCCGGACCTGGAGCCCGACCTGTACTACGTCGTGGATGACGACCCCGATGCTCGCGAGGCGCTGACGGCGCTCCTGGAGAGCACGGGCGCCAAGGTGGTGTCGTTCGCGGACGAACTGGCGCTGTTCTGCGCGGTTGCTCGCAGGCCGCCCACGGCCATCCTCCTCGACGTCGTGCTGCATTGGGTGGATGGGCTCCGGCTCTGCGAGGGCTTGAAGCAACACCCCCTGACGCGTGGCACCCGGGTGGTGGTGATGAGCGGACTGAACCGGCCCCATGTCCGCCAGCGGGCGCTGGACGCGGGGGCGGAGGCCTTCCTGCCCAAGCCCGTGGACCCGGAGCGGCTGCTGCGCATCCTCACCGGACGCATGCCCGCGCCGAGCACGCCCGCGGACCCCACCTCTCCGCGACTGTCGGGTGATGCCAGCACGTCGGACCGCTACGCGGCGTCCTGA
- the hisS gene encoding histidine--tRNA ligase has translation MSQKIVAVKGMNDLLPGEIEIWQHVERLTRELFGRFGYSEIRTPIVEDTSLFVRSVGEETDIVGKEMYTFDDKAGRSLSLRPEGTAPAARAYIEHSVLNQEPLTRWYYMGPMFRYERMKTGRYRQFYQIGAEAYGAKEAAQDVEVMDMVTQFLQALGLQDITLNLNSLGDEACRPAYYEKLVEYLKAHREELCGDCHRRLETNPLRVLDCKNEACQAVAAKGPSVLEFLCEPCRDHFDDVQRKLTALGVRFVVNPRMVRGLDYYTRTVFEFVASHPALGTASTVGGGGRYDKLVKSLGGPDVPAVGFACGVDRLVLLLKESQQKFAATPDLFIAVADADSQDAAFTLASRLRREGLRVDFDTRGGSLRSQMKRSDKSGAAFTLVLGGQEFTSGQAKLKRMAGGEPIPVALDDIARTVRAQSGAPQVAPAAT, from the coding sequence GTGAGTCAGAAGATTGTCGCCGTCAAGGGCATGAACGACCTCCTGCCAGGGGAGATTGAAATCTGGCAGCACGTCGAGCGCCTGACGCGAGAGCTGTTCGGCCGGTTCGGCTACAGCGAGATCCGCACGCCCATCGTGGAGGACACGTCGCTCTTCGTCCGCAGCGTGGGCGAGGAGACGGACATCGTCGGCAAGGAGATGTACACCTTCGACGACAAGGCCGGCCGCAGCCTGTCCCTGCGTCCCGAGGGCACCGCCCCCGCGGCGCGCGCGTACATCGAGCACTCCGTGCTGAACCAGGAGCCGCTCACGCGCTGGTACTACATGGGGCCGATGTTCCGGTACGAGCGGATGAAGACGGGCCGCTACCGGCAGTTCTATCAAATCGGCGCGGAGGCCTACGGCGCGAAGGAGGCCGCCCAGGACGTCGAGGTGATGGACATGGTGACCCAGTTCCTCCAGGCGCTCGGGCTCCAGGACATCACGCTCAACCTCAACTCGCTGGGGGACGAGGCCTGCCGGCCCGCCTACTACGAGAAGCTGGTGGAGTACCTCAAGGCGCACCGCGAGGAGTTGTGCGGGGACTGTCACCGGCGCCTCGAGACGAACCCGCTGCGCGTGCTCGATTGCAAGAACGAGGCATGTCAGGCGGTGGCCGCCAAGGGCCCCAGCGTGCTCGAGTTCCTGTGCGAGCCGTGCCGTGACCACTTCGACGACGTGCAGCGCAAGCTGACGGCGCTGGGGGTCCGGTTCGTCGTCAATCCGCGCATGGTTCGCGGCCTGGACTACTACACGCGCACCGTCTTCGAGTTCGTCGCGTCGCACCCCGCGCTGGGCACCGCCAGCACGGTGGGCGGCGGCGGCCGCTATGACAAGCTGGTGAAGAGCCTGGGCGGCCCCGACGTGCCCGCCGTGGGCTTCGCGTGTGGCGTGGACCGGCTGGTGCTGCTGCTGAAGGAGAGCCAGCAGAAGTTCGCTGCCACCCCGGACCTGTTCATCGCGGTGGCGGACGCGGACTCGCAGGACGCGGCCTTCACCCTGGCGAGCCGTCTGCGCCGCGAGGGACTGCGCGTGGACTTCGACACCCGCGGCGGCAGCCTCAGGAGCCAGATGAAGCGCTCCGACAAGAGCGGGGCGGCCTTCACGCTCGTGCTCGGGGGACAGGAGTTCACCAGCGGCCAGGCGAAGCTCAAGCGGATGGCCGGGGGGGAGCCCATCCCCGTGGCGCTCGACGACATCGCACGCACGGTGCGGGCCCAGTCGGGTGCTCCGCAGGTCGCACCCGCGGCCACCTGA
- the miaA gene encoding tRNA (adenosine(37)-N6)-dimethylallyltransferase MiaA, giving the protein MGEGQEGRPTLTVVAGPTASGKTALAIELARRVGGEIVSADSQQVYRHFDIATAKPSSEELAAAPHHLVSEVDPLETFSAAEFQRRADAVIEDITRRGRPVIVVGGTGLYLRILLHGVVDAPGALPELRAELEALAAEQGREAVHRRLAQVDPVTAARLHAQDLVRVIRALEIHARTGVPASEFHKAHAFSADRYPFRLFVLEPPRDVLYARINARTEAMFASGLVEETRALLARGYADAAPMRSVGYVQARAVVEERMSVDEAIRDTAQETRRYAKRQLTWFRKEAGAVFVAPPYDAVLERPHG; this is encoded by the coding sequence ATGGGTGAAGGACAGGAGGGACGGCCGACATTGACGGTGGTGGCCGGGCCGACGGCGTCGGGGAAGACGGCCCTGGCCATCGAGCTGGCGCGTCGCGTGGGCGGTGAAATCGTCAGCGCGGACTCGCAGCAGGTGTACCGCCACTTCGACATCGCCACCGCGAAGCCTTCCTCGGAGGAGTTGGCTGCGGCGCCGCACCACCTCGTGTCGGAGGTGGACCCGCTGGAGACCTTCTCGGCGGCCGAGTTCCAACGCCGCGCGGATGCCGTCATCGAGGACATCACTCGCCGAGGCCGGCCCGTCATCGTCGTGGGCGGCACGGGCCTGTACCTGCGCATCCTCCTGCACGGCGTGGTGGATGCGCCCGGGGCCTTGCCGGAGCTGCGCGCGGAGTTGGAGGCACTCGCGGCGGAGCAAGGACGTGAGGCCGTGCACCGTCGACTGGCGCAGGTGGACCCGGTGACCGCCGCGCGGTTGCACGCCCAGGACCTGGTCCGAGTGATTCGCGCGCTCGAGATTCATGCGCGGACGGGCGTCCCAGCCTCGGAGTTCCACAAGGCCCATGCCTTCTCCGCGGACCGATATCCCTTCCGGCTCTTCGTGCTGGAGCCGCCTCGCGACGTGCTCTACGCCCGCATCAACGCGCGCACGGAGGCCATGTTCGCGTCGGGGTTGGTCGAGGAGACGCGGGCTCTGCTGGCGCGGGGATACGCGGACGCGGCGCCGATGCGAAGCGTGGGCTACGTACAGGCGCGCGCGGTGGTGGAGGAGCGCATGTCCGTGGACGAGGCCATTCGAGACACAGCCCAGGAGACGCGGCGATACGCCAAGCGCCAGCTCACCTGGTTTCGCAAGGAGGCGGGAGCGGTGTTCGTGGCGCCGCCCTATGACGCGGTGCTCGAGCGCCCCCACGGCTGA